Within the Borrelia hispanica CRI genome, the region GTTGTTGATTCTTCAACAAGTGCTAAATTAGCTAATAATGAATCAAAAGACGAACAGAACCCTTCACTAGCTTTGATCCCAGCACCAAAAGATTCAGAACCATCAGATTGTGATTGTACCTGTTCATATTCGATCTCAAGTTCGTTAAGTTTATGCTTCTTTACTACTTGACTATTGCCACTAAAATCATCGATAGTTCCGCTTTTCTTTAGTCTGCAGCCAGTATAGTAATACATCAACAATTTGATATGTGAAGCCGTGAGCATCTCTACGTCAATACCCCTAACTTCAAGAAGCATATCGACCAATTTTGCATATTGCATAAAAGTAGAAAAACTCACAGTCTCTTCATTAGTGTCTAATAATTCTATTATTTCTGCATAAAGTTGGCGTATTTCATTTTGAAGTTCTTGTGTTTCTTCTTGACTTTCATGCTGTGACATAGATACTCCTTAACTTTGCTTAATTTCTACTTGAAGAATAGTCTTCTGTGTAGCCATAAGCCCACCAAGAACAAAATCAATATAAGAATGAGCTATATTACTTGAATTGGTGTCAATTTGTTCATTTGGTGTTGGCAACATGAATTGACTTGGTTTGAATTTAAGCAACTTCGGATTCATTGGGTAAATAATAATTTGATTTTTTAGTAAATTAGATATTTGTATAGTTACTTCATTTCTATTATTCAAAGCTTTAATTGTTTTAATTAAAAAATCTTCCCATGAATCAGTTGACGAATAAACATTAGATGATGAGGATGCATTTGGTATTGCATAAGGTTTAACCAATTTTAAGCTTGTCAATGGATCAATTAATACCATGAATGGACAATCAAAGTAGTCACCAAGTTCTAATTTTGAAAGTCCTGATTCTATAGATTCAAATATCTTCTCCATTTTGTCTTTATTTGCAGCTTGAACTTCTTCTTTGATTTGATATGGCATATTGAGCAGTCCATACATATTAGGTAATAGACGTTTTGTTCTTGTGCCATCCTTTTGCACTGATACAGTTCCCGTTAGTACAAAATGGGTGATCAGTTTCATAATTTCATTGCATGCTAGTTTATATGCGGTACCAAAAGGCAAGTGATT harbors:
- a CDS encoding DUF3890 domain-containing protein, with translation MSQHESQEETQELQNEIRQLYAEIIELLDTNEETVSFSTFMQYAKLVDMLLEVRGIDVEMLTASHIKLLMYYYTGCRLKKSGTIDDFSGNSQVVKKHKLNELEIEYEQVQSQSDGSESFGAGIKASEGFCSSFDSLLANLALVEESTTKKYCIGVAR